TTTCCAGCAGGATGCGGACGTAGCGCCGCACGAAGCTTTCCATCAGCAGATCGAACCCAGGCGTGTCCTTGGTGATCGGCAGCACCCGGACCATGGTGGCGGGATCGACCGGCACGGTCTTGCCGCCATGCTGTTCGATACGGACCAGACCGAGTTGGACTTCCTTCAACGGCACCAGGGTGGAGATCGCCGAGGCCTGGACGATGACCACACCGCCCAGGCCGACCACCACCATCACCGTCAAGCGCAGCATCCAGGCCAGCCGGCGGTGTGCCGCCTCGAAGGCATAGGGATCGGCAGCGCGCACGGCGCTGTGATCGACCGGATTGAATAAGGCCGGTCGCCGGCGTCGGCGGGCTTTGCCTTTGAACAAGCGTTTCAGCCAGGGCAAGCGGTGCATCACGACACCCACTCGTAACCCGGGGCGTCATAGGGCACCGGCACGCAGACGCACGGGCTTTTCAGCATCTCGTCGG
This is a stretch of genomic DNA from Magnetospirillum gryphiswaldense MSR-1 v2. It encodes these proteins:
- a CDS encoding VirB8/TrbF family protein: MHRLPWLKRLFKGKARRRRRPALFNPVDHSAVRAADPYAFEAAHRRLAWMLRLTVMVVVGLGGVVIVQASAISTLVPLKEVQLGLVRIEQHGGKTVPVDPATMVRVLPITKDTPGFDLLMESFVRRYVRILLEIDTASQGDRMREANMHSDTTWWKKFTDERLKEITTALDTKLNRSVVVESADRISFRDNIGRYAVDIVQTDERGGKVVETRKLRAYLAVTSRPHTVRESEKFENPLGLRVLDVSLKERGNS